One Mycobacterium marseillense DNA window includes the following coding sequences:
- a CDS encoding quinone-dependent dihydroorotate dehydrogenase, translating to MYGLLRQLFFVIPPERIHTLIFGFLRGLTSAAWTRRALRRLLAPRDPALASTVFGVRFPGPLGLAAGFDKDGLGVLTWGALGFGHAEVGTVTANPQPGNPAPRMFRLPADRALLNRMGFNNLGAGALALRLARQRPEVPIGVNIGKTKATPAEQAVDDYRASARLLGPLASYLVVNVSSPNTPGLRDLQAVESLRPILAAVLAETTKPVLVKIAPDLSDSDVDAIADLAVELGLAGIVATNTTVSRDGLTTPGVEALGAGGISGPPVARRAVEVLRRLHGRVGDRLVLISVGGIENADDAWERITAGASLLQGYTGFIYGGGLWAKQIHDGIARRLRDRGFTSVSDAVGSAAH from the coding sequence CTGTACGGCCTGCTGCGACAGCTGTTTTTCGTGATCCCGCCCGAGCGCATTCACACGCTGATTTTCGGCTTTCTGCGCGGCCTCACGTCCGCCGCGTGGACGCGCCGGGCCTTGCGCCGGCTGCTGGCCCCGAGGGATCCGGCGCTGGCCAGCACCGTATTCGGGGTGCGTTTCCCGGGTCCGCTGGGCCTAGCGGCCGGCTTCGACAAGGACGGTCTGGGCGTACTCACCTGGGGCGCACTGGGTTTCGGGCATGCCGAGGTCGGGACGGTTACCGCCAACCCGCAGCCCGGCAACCCGGCCCCCCGCATGTTCCGGCTGCCCGCAGATCGGGCCCTGCTCAACCGGATGGGCTTCAACAACCTCGGCGCCGGCGCGCTGGCGCTGCGGCTCGCCCGCCAGCGCCCGGAGGTGCCGATCGGGGTCAACATCGGCAAGACGAAGGCCACGCCGGCCGAGCAGGCCGTCGACGACTATCGGGCCAGCGCCCGGCTGCTGGGCCCGCTGGCGTCCTACCTGGTGGTCAACGTCAGCTCGCCGAACACCCCCGGTTTGCGTGACCTGCAGGCGGTCGAGTCGCTGCGGCCGATCCTGGCGGCCGTCCTGGCCGAAACGACCAAGCCGGTGCTGGTGAAGATCGCGCCGGACCTCTCCGACTCCGACGTGGACGCCATCGCCGACCTGGCGGTCGAACTGGGCCTGGCCGGCATCGTCGCCACCAACACCACGGTGTCGCGCGACGGCCTGACCACGCCGGGCGTCGAGGCGCTGGGCGCGGGCGGCATCTCCGGGCCGCCGGTGGCGCGCCGCGCGGTCGAGGTGCTACGCCGGCTGCACGGCCGGGTCGGTGACCGCCTGGTGCTGATCAGCGTGGGCGGCATCGAGAACGCCGACGACGCCTGGGAGCGGATCACCGCGGGCGCCTCGCTGCTGCAGGGCTACACCGGCTTCATCTACGGAGGCGGCTTGTGGGCCAAGCAGATTCACGACGGCATCGCGCGGCGGCTGCGCGACCGCGGGTTCACCTCGGTGAGTGACGCGGTCGGCTCAGCGGCTCATTGA
- a CDS encoding YncE family protein, producing MLSPPGRHKLAAQRGLLGVAVLLAATVGCSSNPLAGAPRTIEPAAAAVSPPASQPPAGAVHPLAGHATAAVFDAGTRHLAVLAPGGLTVFDDPQAPPRVVDLPGPATALTDDGHGTVYAAARGGYFAVDLSSGHTARVSVTDAAQTEFTAVAQRADGRLVLGSADGAVYTLTSPTPNAVSSASVTDRNKIFARVDCLATQGNTTVVLDRGQTSVTTIDADGHVQQALRAGRGATTMAADALGRVLVADTRGGQLLVYGVDPLILRQAYPVDQAPYGLAGSRALAWVSQTVSNIVIGYDLSTGIPVEKVRYPTVQQPNSLAFDEASDTLYVVSGSGAGVQVVDHAAGRR from the coding sequence TTGCTGTCACCACCCGGGCGCCACAAGTTGGCAGCTCAACGCGGTTTGTTGGGCGTTGCGGTTTTGCTCGCCGCGACGGTGGGTTGTTCGTCGAATCCGCTCGCCGGCGCGCCGCGCACCATCGAACCCGCGGCGGCGGCCGTGTCGCCGCCGGCGTCGCAACCGCCGGCCGGCGCCGTACACCCGCTGGCCGGCCACGCCACCGCGGCGGTGTTCGACGCCGGCACCCGCCACCTGGCGGTCCTGGCGCCGGGCGGCCTCACCGTTTTCGATGACCCGCAGGCCCCGCCGCGCGTCGTCGACCTGCCGGGACCGGCCACCGCGTTGACCGACGACGGCCACGGAACCGTCTACGCCGCGGCGCGCGGCGGCTACTTCGCGGTCGACCTGTCCAGCGGCCACACGGCACGGGTGAGCGTCACCGACGCGGCCCAAACCGAATTCACCGCGGTGGCCCAACGCGCCGACGGCAGGCTCGTGCTGGGCAGCGCCGACGGCGCCGTCTATACCCTCACCTCCCCGACGCCGAACGCGGTGAGCAGCGCGAGCGTCACCGATCGCAACAAGATCTTCGCGCGCGTCGATTGTCTTGCCACACAAGGCAATACGACCGTGGTTCTGGACCGCGGGCAGACGTCGGTGACGACGATCGACGCCGACGGCCACGTCCAGCAGGCCCTGCGTGCCGGCAGGGGCGCCACCACCATGGCCGCCGACGCGCTGGGCCGGGTTCTGGTCGCCGACACCCGCGGCGGCCAGCTGCTGGTGTACGGCGTGGACCCGCTGATCCTGCGGCAGGCCTACCCGGTCGACCAGGCGCCCTACGGCCTGGCCGGTTCCCGCGCGTTAGCCTGGGTTTCGCAGACCGTTTCCAATATCGTCATTGGTTACGACCTGTCCACCGGAATTCCCGTCGAAAAGGTGCGTTACCCGACCGTGCAGCAACCCAACTCACTGGCCTTCGACGAGGCGTCAGACACCTTGTACGTGGTGTCGGGATCCGGTGCGGGAGTTCAGGTCGTCGACCACGCGGCGGGTAGGCGTTGA
- a CDS encoding SCO1664 family protein — protein sequence MTPRCDDHEVLRNGELTVIGRIRSASNATFLCESTLDERAVHCVYKPVAGEAPLWDFPDGTLAGRERGAYLVSAQLGWNIVPYTIIRHGPAGPGMLQQWVQQPGDTVDTDPRPGPDLVDLFPAGKAQPGYLPVLRAHDYAGDEVVLMHADDIRLWRMAVFDVLVNNADRKGGHVLRDLDGHIFGVDHGVCLHVENKLRTVLWGWAGKPIDGPTLTAVAGLAEALTGSFCDELAEHITSAEIAALRMRAQALLDNPVMPGPNRHRPIPWPAF from the coding sequence ATGACCCCGAGGTGTGACGACCATGAGGTGTTGCGGAACGGCGAGCTGACGGTCATCGGACGGATCCGCTCGGCCAGCAACGCCACGTTTCTGTGCGAATCGACGCTCGACGAGCGCGCCGTGCATTGCGTTTACAAGCCGGTTGCCGGCGAGGCGCCGCTGTGGGACTTTCCGGACGGAACGCTGGCCGGCCGCGAGCGGGGCGCCTACCTGGTGTCGGCGCAATTGGGCTGGAACATCGTGCCCTACACCATCATTCGCCACGGGCCGGCCGGGCCGGGCATGCTGCAACAGTGGGTGCAGCAGCCCGGCGACACCGTGGACACCGATCCGCGGCCGGGCCCGGATCTGGTCGACCTGTTTCCCGCGGGCAAGGCCCAGCCCGGCTATCTGCCGGTGTTGCGCGCCCACGACTACGCCGGCGACGAGGTCGTGTTGATGCATGCCGACGACATCCGCCTGTGGCGGATGGCGGTGTTCGACGTGCTGGTCAACAACGCCGACCGCAAGGGCGGCCACGTGCTGCGCGACCTGGACGGCCACATCTTCGGGGTGGACCACGGCGTGTGCTTGCACGTGGAGAACAAGCTGCGGACCGTGCTGTGGGGATGGGCCGGCAAGCCGATCGACGGTCCCACCCTGACGGCCGTCGCCGGCCTGGCCGAGGCCCTCACCGGCTCGTTCTGCGACGAACTGGCCGAGCACATCACGTCCGCGGAGATCGCCGCGCTGCGCATGCGCGCCCAGGCGCTGCTGGACAATCCCGTGATGCCCGGACCCAACCGGCATCGCCCGATCCCGTGGCCGGCTTTCTAG
- a CDS encoding M20/M25/M40 family metallo-hydrolase, which produces MVGKGVVTIQSGTTEAPTNRSDDVVEVVSKLIRFDTTNTGEPETTKGEADCAQWVAEQLAEVGYAPQYVESGAPGRGNVFVRLPGADSSRGGLLIHGHLDVVPAEPTEWSVHPFSGAIKDGFVWGRGAIDMKDMVGMMIVVARQLKRAGIVPPRDLVFAFIADEEHGGTFGAQWLVDNRPDLFDGVTEAIGEVGGFSLTVPRRDGGERRLYLIETAEKGLSWMRLTARGPAGHGSMVHDQNAVTAVAEAVARLGRHQFPLVLTDTVAQFLEAVSEETGLTFDTDSGDLRGAVEKLGPMARMLKAVLHDTANPTMLKAGYKANVVPAIAEAVVDCRILPGRKEAFEAEIDELLGPDVTREWIKDFSSYETSFDGDLVDAMNEAVLALDPDARTVPYMLSGGTDAKSFARLGIRCFGFSPLRLPPDLDFTALFHGVDERVPIDALRFGTDVLTHFLTHC; this is translated from the coding sequence ATGGTAGGAAAGGGGGTTGTGACCATTCAGAGCGGGACGACCGAGGCGCCGACCAACCGCAGCGACGACGTGGTCGAGGTGGTCAGCAAGCTGATCCGGTTCGACACCACCAACACCGGTGAACCGGAGACCACCAAGGGCGAGGCCGACTGCGCCCAATGGGTCGCCGAGCAACTCGCCGAGGTCGGCTACGCCCCGCAGTATGTCGAATCCGGCGCCCCGGGCCGCGGCAACGTCTTCGTCCGCCTGCCGGGCGCCGACTCCTCGCGCGGCGGGCTGCTCATCCACGGGCACCTCGATGTGGTGCCGGCCGAGCCGACCGAGTGGAGCGTGCACCCGTTTTCCGGCGCCATCAAAGACGGCTTCGTCTGGGGCCGCGGGGCGATCGACATGAAGGACATGGTCGGCATGATGATCGTGGTGGCCCGGCAGTTGAAGCGGGCCGGCATCGTGCCCCCGCGCGACCTGGTGTTCGCGTTCATCGCCGACGAAGAGCACGGCGGCACATTCGGGGCGCAGTGGCTGGTCGACAACCGGCCGGACCTGTTCGACGGGGTCACCGAGGCGATCGGCGAGGTGGGCGGGTTCTCGCTGACCGTGCCGCGCCGCGACGGGGGCGAACGCCGGCTCTATCTGATAGAGACGGCCGAGAAGGGGCTGTCGTGGATGCGGCTCACCGCCCGCGGCCCGGCCGGCCACGGATCGATGGTGCACGACCAGAACGCCGTCACCGCCGTCGCCGAGGCCGTCGCCCGCCTGGGCCGGCACCAGTTTCCCCTGGTGCTGACCGACACGGTCGCGCAGTTCCTCGAGGCCGTCAGCGAAGAAACCGGGCTGACCTTCGACACCGACTCGGGCGACCTGCGGGGAGCGGTCGAGAAGCTGGGGCCGATGGCCCGCATGCTCAAGGCCGTGCTGCACGACACCGCCAACCCCACGATGCTCAAGGCCGGGTACAAGGCCAACGTTGTCCCCGCGATCGCCGAGGCGGTGGTGGACTGCCGGATCCTGCCCGGGCGCAAGGAGGCGTTCGAGGCCGAGATCGACGAGCTGCTCGGACCGGACGTGACCCGCGAGTGGATCAAGGACTTCTCGTCCTATGAGACCAGCTTTGACGGTGACCTGGTCGACGCGATGAACGAGGCCGTGCTGGCGCTGGACCCGGACGCCCGGACCGTGCCGTATATGCTCTCCGGTGGTACCGACGCGAAATCCTTCGCGCGCTTGGGTATTCGCTGTTTCGGTTTCAGCCCGCTGCGGTTGCCGCCGGACCTGGATTTCACCGCGCTGTTCCATGGCGTCGATGAACGGGTACCCATCGACGCGTTGCGGTTCGGCACCGATGTGCTGACCCACTTCCTGACCCACTGCTAG
- a CDS encoding DUF3090 domain-containing protein, protein MSRAIHVFRTPDRFVAGTVGQPGNRTFYIQAVHDARVVSVILEKQQVAVLAERIGALLLEVNRRFGTPVPPEPAEVEDLKPLITPVDAEFRVGTMGLGWDSEAQTVVVELLAVTDAEFDASVVLDDTEEGPDAVRVFLTPESARQFATRSNRVISAGRPPCPLCDEPLDPEGHICARANGYRRNALLGSDDDPEV, encoded by the coding sequence ATGTCCCGCGCAATTCACGTCTTCCGCACGCCCGACCGCTTCGTGGCCGGGACCGTTGGCCAGCCCGGAAATCGCACGTTCTACATCCAGGCGGTGCACGATGCCCGTGTGGTGTCCGTGATCTTGGAGAAGCAGCAGGTTGCCGTGCTGGCCGAACGCATCGGCGCGCTGTTGCTCGAGGTGAACCGCCGGTTCGGCACGCCGGTTCCGCCCGAGCCCGCCGAGGTCGAGGACCTCAAACCGCTGATCACGCCCGTGGATGCCGAGTTTCGGGTCGGGACCATGGGCCTGGGCTGGGATTCGGAGGCCCAGACCGTGGTGGTCGAGCTGCTGGCCGTCACCGATGCCGAGTTCGATGCGTCGGTGGTGCTCGACGACACCGAGGAGGGTCCCGACGCGGTGCGGGTGTTCTTGACGCCGGAGTCGGCGCGGCAGTTCGCCACCCGCTCCAACCGGGTGATCTCGGCGGGGCGCCCGCCGTGCCCGCTGTGCGACGAACCGTTGGACCCGGAGGGACATATCTGCGCACGCGCCAACGGCTATCGGCGCAACGCGCTGCTCGGGTCTGACGATGACCCCGAGGTGTGA
- a CDS encoding 3'(2'),5'-bisphosphate nucleotidase CysQ, translating to MTDAALAADLAAEAGELLLKVRDEVGFGYPWALGDAGDSLANDLILRRLRVERPGDAVLSEEAYDDGARLQHDRVWIIDPLDGTREFSTPGRDDWAVHIALWQRPSDGRREITDAAVSLPARGNIVYRSDTVTAGTARVGVTDTIRIAVSATRPPAVLHRMRQALPIQPVAIGSAGAKAMAIIDGDVDAYVHAGGQWEWDSAAPAGVVMAAGMHASRLDGSPMRYNQLDPYLPDFVMCRAELAPILLGAIRDAWR from the coding sequence ATGACCGATGCCGCGCTGGCCGCCGATCTCGCCGCCGAAGCGGGGGAGTTGTTGCTCAAAGTCCGCGACGAAGTCGGCTTCGGCTATCCGTGGGCGCTGGGCGACGCGGGTGACAGCCTGGCGAACGACCTGATCCTGCGGCGGCTGCGCGTCGAGCGGCCCGGCGACGCGGTGCTGAGCGAGGAGGCCTACGACGACGGGGCCCGGCTGCAGCACGACCGGGTGTGGATCATCGACCCGCTGGACGGCACCCGCGAGTTCTCCACGCCGGGCCGCGACGACTGGGCGGTCCACATTGCGCTGTGGCAGCGTCCCAGCGACGGTCGGCGCGAGATCACCGACGCGGCGGTGTCGTTGCCCGCCCGCGGCAACATCGTCTACCGCAGCGACACCGTGACCGCCGGCACCGCGCGCGTCGGCGTCACCGACACCATTCGCATCGCCGTCAGCGCCACCCGCCCGCCGGCGGTCCTGCACCGGATGCGGCAGGCGCTGCCCATTCAACCCGTCGCGATCGGCTCGGCGGGCGCCAAAGCGATGGCCATCATCGACGGCGACGTCGACGCCTACGTGCACGCCGGCGGCCAGTGGGAGTGGGACTCGGCCGCCCCGGCCGGGGTGGTGATGGCCGCCGGGATGCACGCCTCGCGGCTCGATGGGTCACCGATGCGCTACAACCAGCTCGACCCGTACCTGCCCGACTTCGTGATGTGCCGCGCCGAGCTGGCACCGATCCTGCTGGGCGCCATTCGCGACGCGTGGCGCTAA
- a CDS encoding YbhB/YbcL family Raf kinase inhibitor-like protein, producing MSTAPDPYASLPQLPTFTLTSQSVTDGQSLAKPQVSGIMGAGGEDVSPQLSWSGFPDGTRSFAVTVYDPDAPTASGFWHWAVANLPADVTELAEGAGDGSNLPGDALTLVNDAGLRRYLGAAPPAGHGPHRYYIAVHAVDTDKLDLPEDASPAFLGFNLFQHAIARAVIHATYEQK from the coding sequence ATGAGCACTGCGCCCGACCCGTACGCATCGCTGCCCCAGCTGCCGACGTTCACGTTGACCTCGCAATCGGTCACCGACGGTCAGTCGCTGGCCAAGCCCCAGGTCAGTGGGATCATGGGCGCCGGTGGTGAAGACGTCAGCCCCCAGCTGAGCTGGTCGGGATTCCCGGACGGGACCCGCAGCTTCGCCGTCACCGTCTATGACCCCGACGCGCCGACGGCCTCCGGGTTCTGGCACTGGGCGGTGGCCAACCTGCCCGCCGACGTCACCGAGCTGGCCGAGGGCGCGGGCGACGGCAGCAACCTGCCCGGCGACGCGCTGACGCTGGTCAATGACGCCGGGCTGCGCCGCTACCTGGGCGCCGCGCCGCCGGCCGGGCACGGCCCGCATCGCTACTACATCGCCGTGCACGCGGTGGACACCGACAAGCTGGATCTGCCCGAGGACGCCAGCCCGGCGTTTCTTGGGTTCAACCTGTTCCAGCACGCCATCGCCCGCGCGGTCATCCACGCCACCTACGAACAGAAGTAG
- a CDS encoding histidine phosphatase family protein, producing MTVILLRHGRSSSNTAGILAGRSEGVDLDDKGREQAAGLIDRIGDLPIRELITSPLLRCRRTLEPLADALCLTPLVEDRLAEVDYGDWTGRKIGELVSEPLWKVVQAHPSAAVFPGGEGLAQVQARAVAAVREHDRRLASEHGGDALWVACTHGDVIKAVIADAYGIHLDGFQRVTADPASVSVIRYTELRPFVLHVNHTGARLSAALRAGPTPKEEAKAETDGQSNGEPQAPPAAGVPSSDAVVGGSTD from the coding sequence ATGACCGTCATTCTGTTGCGACACGGCCGATCCAGTTCGAACACCGCGGGCATTCTCGCCGGTCGTTCGGAGGGCGTCGACCTCGACGACAAGGGCCGTGAGCAAGCCGCCGGCCTGATCGACCGGATCGGTGATCTGCCGATCCGGGAATTGATCACCTCGCCGCTGTTGCGCTGCCGTCGCACCCTCGAGCCGCTGGCCGACGCGCTGTGTCTCACGCCGCTCGTCGAAGACCGGCTCGCCGAAGTGGACTACGGGGATTGGACCGGCCGCAAGATCGGCGAGCTGGTGAGCGAGCCGTTGTGGAAGGTCGTGCAGGCCCACCCCAGCGCTGCGGTGTTTCCCGGCGGCGAGGGCCTGGCGCAGGTGCAGGCACGGGCGGTGGCCGCCGTCCGCGAGCACGACCGCCGGCTGGCCTCCGAGCACGGTGGCGACGCGCTGTGGGTCGCTTGCACGCACGGTGATGTCATCAAGGCGGTCATCGCCGACGCGTACGGCATCCACCTGGACGGCTTCCAGCGCGTCACCGCCGACCCAGCGTCGGTGAGTGTGATCCGGTACACCGAACTGCGCCCGTTTGTGTTGCACGTCAACCACACCGGCGCGCGGCTGTCCGCCGCGCTGCGGGCCGGGCCGACCCCGAAGGAAGAGGCAAAGGCGGAAACGGACGGGCAGTCCAACGGCGAGCCGCAGGCACCACCGGCCGCCGGGGTGCCGTCCAGCGACGCCGTGGTCGGCGGTTCGACGGATTAA
- a CDS encoding DUF5703 family protein: MTAARHSRLPAGWDTEMSDEYEWVPLRLPPEVTRVSASTRLSIEAEYRGWELTRVRLYTDGSRRVLLRRKKSRLDGAGYEGRRPDQPEL, translated from the coding sequence TTGACCGCGGCGCGGCACAGCCGCCTCCCCGCGGGCTGGGACACCGAGATGTCCGACGAATACGAATGGGTGCCGCTGCGCCTGCCCCCGGAGGTGACCCGGGTCAGCGCGTCGACCCGATTGTCCATCGAGGCCGAATACCGCGGCTGGGAGCTGACCCGGGTGCGCCTTTACACCGACGGAAGCAGGCGAGTGTTGTTGCGCCGCAAGAAGTCTCGCTTGGACGGTGCCGGCTACGAGGGGCGACGGCCCGACCAGCCGGAACTGTGA
- a CDS encoding recombinase family protein: MSLRFAFYGRVSTEDAQDPEASRSWQKRRAMDLITPHGGFIAADYFDVGQSRSLPWKRRPEASRLLADVACRDRSFDAVVIGEPARAFYGPQFALTFPVLTHYGVGLWVPEVGGAVDPGSEAHDLVMTLFGGMSKGERARIQMRVRTAMSALAHDTARYLGGRPPYGYRLVDAGPHPNPAKANLGQRLHRLEPDPATSSVVERIYRMYADGAGLRYIAQRLTDDGVPSPSQYDPARNRHRDPRGWSHSAIRAILDNPAYRGIRVWGKQEKYEVLVNPDDVAAGYETRMRWRDEADWIAPERRTHEALIRDELAQAVRLRMQARRGPGLVCSRESTVPYALRGLLFCAACGRRMQGAARAGKRTTRILYRCELGKSRSVPADLSDHPRTVYLREDEVTARLDEWIATLADPADLARGQDADPVAGAGYAALRRQLSEANAKVAALVTAVESGVAVEDLTVALRRRTAERDELKVRLEQAERPRVMTAAQISELVEELGGLSAVLGEATGAERAQVYASLGLRLDYDPHLQRVTATADLSRVAGRVRGGT; encoded by the coding sequence GTGAGCCTGAGGTTCGCCTTCTATGGCCGAGTGAGCACGGAGGACGCTCAAGACCCGGAGGCGAGCCGCAGCTGGCAGAAGCGGCGTGCCATGGACCTGATCACTCCGCACGGCGGATTCATCGCCGCCGACTACTTCGATGTGGGACAGAGCCGTTCACTGCCGTGGAAGCGCAGGCCAGAGGCGTCACGTCTGCTTGCTGATGTCGCTTGTCGGGACCGTAGCTTTGATGCCGTAGTGATTGGGGAACCCGCCCGTGCGTTCTACGGGCCGCAGTTCGCGCTCACCTTCCCTGTCCTCACGCACTACGGAGTTGGCCTGTGGGTACCCGAGGTCGGCGGAGCGGTCGATCCCGGCTCCGAGGCACACGACCTGGTGATGACTCTGTTCGGCGGCATGAGCAAGGGAGAGCGCGCTCGAATCCAGATGCGCGTCCGTACGGCGATGTCAGCACTCGCGCACGACACCGCCAGATATCTCGGTGGTCGACCACCCTACGGTTACCGGCTCGTCGATGCCGGCCCGCATCCAAACCCTGCCAAGGCCAATCTTGGGCAGCGGCTTCACCGCCTCGAACCCGACCCCGCGACATCTTCGGTCGTCGAGCGGATCTACCGCATGTACGCCGACGGAGCGGGCCTGCGCTATATCGCGCAACGGCTCACCGACGATGGTGTACCGTCACCGAGCCAGTACGACCCGGCACGGAATCGGCATCGTGACCCACGAGGATGGTCCCATTCGGCGATCCGCGCGATACTCGACAACCCGGCGTACCGCGGTATCCGTGTTTGGGGCAAGCAGGAGAAATACGAGGTTCTGGTCAACCCCGATGATGTCGCTGCGGGGTATGAGACTCGTATGCGGTGGCGTGATGAGGCCGACTGGATCGCACCAGAACGCCGCACGCATGAAGCGCTGATCCGTGACGAACTAGCGCAGGCTGTTCGTCTTCGGATGCAGGCGCGGCGGGGTCCCGGTCTTGTTTGCAGCAGAGAGTCAACAGTGCCATATGCACTGCGTGGGCTGCTGTTCTGTGCCGCATGTGGACGGCGGATGCAGGGCGCTGCCCGCGCCGGGAAGCGAACAACACGCATCCTCTACCGTTGTGAGCTCGGTAAGTCGCGTTCGGTACCCGCGGACCTGAGTGATCACCCGCGCACCGTCTACCTCCGTGAAGATGAGGTGACTGCGCGACTTGACGAATGGATCGCCACCCTGGCCGATCCGGCCGACTTGGCACGCGGGCAAGACGCGGACCCGGTAGCAGGGGCTGGCTACGCGGCCTTGCGGCGCCAGCTCAGCGAGGCGAATGCGAAGGTTGCTGCTCTGGTTACCGCCGTGGAGTCTGGTGTGGCCGTTGAGGATTTGACTGTTGCATTGCGCCGCCGCACCGCCGAGCGCGACGAGCTGAAGGTCCGTCTTGAGCAAGCGGAGCGACCTCGCGTCATGACTGCCGCACAAATCAGCGAGTTGGTTGAGGAATTGGGCGGGCTGTCAGCAGTGCTTGGTGAGGCAACCGGGGCGGAACGCGCTCAGGTATACGCAAGCCTGGGCCTGCGCCTCGACTACGACCCGCATCTTCAGCGAGTCACGGCGACTGCCGACTTAAGTCGTGTCGCCGGACGTGTCCGAGGGGGGACTTGA
- a CDS encoding replication initiator, whose amino-acid sequence MTTATTAPTLVLPGVPGSIDTNAVVDQMVRRASSTGFESWWRRAESVGFCAHPIQLRGTDEIGRDRVVWTRCNNRRAQVCPSCSDLYARDTWQLVHAGTAGGHHNIPAAVADRPQVFVTLTAPSYGPVHAAARAGDKKQRVCRDHHHTGGYRRCPHGKPLWCSTTHGEGDIYAGQPICADCYDYTGHVLFTWHLPELWRRFTITLRRTLRRELRASGADPDAVQVSFIKVVELQARLIPHIHALIRLDPPDSDDSGGHDWHAPLAATELATIIQQAVRTVAVTVTDSSSNTATRSSSNTATRVIRFGTQVDTQPIDNRHAGTDGSAVQEDSPHGGVLPGRRVARYLAKYVTKSLADVGISARRISTEAIADLDVCDHVRAILTAISQLADKGLAGVGRWLHTLGYRGHITSKSRRYSTTMTALRERRAAWTREQRLKSTAHQHDLGLDSTDGDDLVAWEFDRAGPTSLGDRTLIYSAAVQHIHTRRIGLIEVRGQARNQQWDPPGGSDG is encoded by the coding sequence GTGACTACTGCAACGACAGCCCCCACGCTGGTGTTGCCCGGGGTTCCCGGCTCGATCGACACCAATGCGGTGGTGGATCAGATGGTGCGCCGCGCGTCCTCGACGGGGTTCGAATCGTGGTGGCGGCGCGCGGAATCTGTTGGCTTCTGCGCCCACCCCATCCAACTCAGAGGTACCGACGAGATAGGCCGCGATCGGGTGGTGTGGACACGGTGCAACAACCGCCGCGCACAGGTATGCCCATCGTGCTCAGACCTGTACGCCCGCGACACGTGGCAGCTCGTGCACGCTGGCACCGCCGGCGGCCACCACAACATCCCCGCAGCAGTGGCCGATCGTCCGCAGGTGTTCGTCACCCTCACCGCACCTAGCTACGGGCCTGTTCACGCCGCCGCGCGTGCAGGCGACAAGAAGCAGCGTGTGTGTCGCGACCACCACCACACTGGCGGCTACCGCCGATGCCCGCATGGGAAACCACTGTGGTGCAGCACAACCCACGGCGAAGGTGATATCTATGCGGGACAGCCGATCTGCGCGGACTGCTACGACTACACCGGGCATGTCCTGTTCACATGGCACCTGCCCGAACTGTGGCGACGCTTCACCATCACCCTGCGACGCACACTGCGCCGAGAGCTACGTGCTTCGGGCGCCGACCCGGATGCGGTGCAGGTCAGCTTCATCAAAGTCGTCGAACTGCAAGCCCGGCTCATCCCGCACATTCATGCCCTGATCCGCCTCGACCCGCCCGACAGCGATGACTCTGGCGGTCATGACTGGCATGCGCCCCTTGCGGCAACCGAACTGGCCACCATCATCCAACAGGCCGTTCGAACCGTGGCCGTGACGGTCACCGACTCATCCTCAAATACAGCGACACGCTCATCCTCAAATACAGCGACACGGGTGATCAGGTTCGGCACACAAGTCGACACCCAACCCATCGACAACCGGCACGCCGGCACGGACGGCTCTGCTGTGCAGGAGGATTCACCACACGGCGGGGTTCTTCCAGGCCGCCGCGTAGCTCGCTACCTCGCGAAATACGTCACCAAATCCTTAGCTGACGTCGGGATCAGCGCGCGACGCATCTCCACCGAGGCCATCGCTGACCTCGATGTCTGCGACCACGTTCGGGCGATCCTGACCGCCATCAGCCAACTCGCCGATAAGGGACTGGCCGGTGTCGGTCGGTGGCTGCACACCCTGGGCTACCGGGGCCACATCACCAGCAAATCCCGCCGCTATTCCACCACGATGACCGCGCTGCGCGAACGTCGCGCGGCCTGGACCCGTGAACAACGTTTAAAAAGCACTGCGCACCAACATGATCTCGGCCTCGACTCCACCGATGGCGATGATCTGGTGGCATGGGAATTCGATCGTGCCGGCCCCACCAGCCTCGGCGACCGGACCCTCATCTACTCCGCGGCCGTCCAACACATCCACACCCGCCGCATCGGACTGATCGAAGTCCGTGGCCAAGCCCGCAATCAACAATGGGATCCGCCAGGGGGAAGCGATGGCTGA